One segment of Clostridium ljungdahlii DSM 13528 DNA contains the following:
- a CDS encoding heavy metal translocating P-type ATPase has product MNNTMEVKLQDNRKSKNKYIKKEFILEGLDCAHCAAKIENKINEIPEIKNASVDFLSKKLKFELYDEKKFNNTVENIKSIVKRLEPDVKVIYEVNEKSRKVEKPKEKSKKIGDIISIVGILIYITGIIFKFSFQVELTLFLLSYIAIGKDVLWKAVKNISHGQLFDENFLMCIASIGAFTIGQFPEAVAVMLFYKIGEYFQDRAVNNSRKSIADLMDIKPEFANVKTKSGLKKMKPEDVNIGELILVKPGEKIPLDGEIIEGKSMVDTSALTGESLPKEVGREDVVLGGYINENGVLTLKVTKSFKESTVSKILDLVENASSKKAPTENFITKFARYYTPAVVAFAIGLALLPPLMGGESFSKWIYRALVFLVVSCPCALVISVPLGFFGGIGAASKNGILVKGGNYLEALNSIDTVVFDKTGTLTKGIFKVTQVKAFNGFTDEDVLKYAAFVESYSNHPIALSIVKQYNQDIDRNLIKDYAEISGEGIKAAIDGREIIAGNTRLMEKEKINYDISEVIGTVIHVALDKIYMGYIVISDEVKEDSKDTIRMLKDIGIKKTVMLTGDNKKIGEAIGYKLGLDEVHAQLLPDQKVEKLNDIITEKSSNRKMIFVGDGINDAPVLARADVGIAMGGIGSDAAIEAADVVIMTDEPSKIVTAIKIAKRTKKIVFQNIVFALGVKLVILVLGAVGIANMWEAVFGDVGVALIAVLNSMRAMKVEKA; this is encoded by the coding sequence ATGAACAACACTATGGAAGTAAAGTTACAAGATAATAGAAAATCAAAAAATAAGTATATTAAAAAGGAATTTATTCTCGAAGGACTTGATTGTGCACACTGTGCTGCAAAAATAGAAAACAAAATTAATGAAATACCTGAAATAAAGAATGCTTCTGTGGATTTTTTATCTAAAAAGCTTAAATTCGAGTTGTACGATGAAAAAAAGTTTAATAATACTGTGGAAAATATAAAATCTATAGTTAAAAGGTTAGAACCAGATGTAAAAGTTATATATGAAGTTAATGAGAAATCAAGAAAAGTTGAGAAACCTAAGGAAAAAAGTAAAAAAATTGGAGACATAATCTCAATAGTTGGCATTTTGATATATATTACGGGCATAATATTTAAATTTTCATTTCAAGTTGAACTTACACTTTTTCTTTTAAGTTATATTGCTATAGGAAAGGATGTACTTTGGAAAGCAGTTAAAAATATTTCTCACGGACAGTTATTTGATGAAAATTTTTTAATGTGCATTGCAAGTATAGGAGCTTTTACAATTGGACAATTTCCTGAGGCAGTTGCTGTTATGCTTTTTTATAAAATAGGTGAATATTTTCAAGATAGGGCAGTAAATAATTCAAGAAAATCTATAGCAGACCTTATGGATATAAAACCTGAATTTGCAAATGTAAAGACTAAATCAGGATTAAAAAAGATGAAGCCTGAAGATGTAAATATAGGTGAACTTATTTTAGTAAAACCAGGTGAAAAAATACCTTTGGATGGAGAAATTATAGAAGGCAAATCTATGGTAGATACTTCTGCATTAACGGGAGAATCTCTTCCAAAAGAAGTAGGACGTGAGGATGTAGTGCTTGGTGGATATATAAATGAAAATGGAGTTTTAACTTTGAAGGTAACTAAAAGCTTTAAAGAATCTACTGTATCTAAAATATTGGATTTAGTTGAAAATGCTAGCAGTAAAAAAGCTCCTACAGAAAATTTTATTACAAAGTTTGCTAGATACTATACTCCTGCAGTTGTAGCATTTGCAATAGGACTAGCTTTATTGCCACCATTAATGGGAGGAGAAAGTTTTTCTAAGTGGATTTATAGAGCTCTTGTATTTTTAGTAGTTTCCTGTCCTTGTGCACTGGTTATTTCAGTACCTCTTGGGTTCTTTGGAGGAATAGGAGCAGCTTCTAAAAATGGCATTCTTGTAAAAGGTGGAAATTACCTTGAAGCTTTAAATAGCATAGATACAGTAGTTTTTGATAAAACAGGAACACTTACTAAAGGAATATTTAAAGTTACCCAAGTAAAAGCTTTTAATGGTTTTACAGATGAAGATGTTTTAAAGTATGCAGCTTTTGTAGAATCTTATTCTAATCATCCTATAGCTTTGTCTATAGTGAAACAGTACAATCAAGATATAGATAGAAATCTAATAAAGGATTATGCTGAGATTTCAGGAGAAGGTATTAAAGCAGCAATAGATGGAAGAGAAATTATTGCAGGAAATACCAGACTTATGGAAAAAGAAAAAATAAATTATGATATATCAGAAGTTATTGGGACTGTAATTCATGTTGCACTGGATAAGATTTACATGGGTTATATAGTAATATCCGATGAAGTAAAAGAAGATTCTAAAGATACAATTAGAATGTTAAAAGATATAGGAATAAAGAAAACAGTAATGCTCACGGGAGACAACAAAAAAATTGGAGAAGCAATAGGGTATAAATTAGGATTGGATGAGGTTCATGCACAGCTTCTTCCAGATCAAAAAGTAGAAAAATTAAATGACATAATTACTGAAAAGTCTTCTAACAGAAAAATGATTTTTGTAGGAGATGGAATAAATGATGCTCCTGTGCTTGCAAGAGCAGATGTTGGAATCGCTATGGGCGGTATTGGTTCAGATGCTGCTATTGAAGCTGCAGATGTAGTTATTATGACAGATGAACCTTCAAAAATAGTAACTGCCATTAAAATAGCTAAGAGAACTAAAAAAATAGTATTCCAAAATATAGTGTTTGCCCTTGGAGTAAAACTGGTGATTTTAGTTCTAGGAGCTGTGGGAATAGCTAATATGTGGGAAGCAGTTTTTGGGGATGTAGGGGTAGCTCTTATAGCAGTATTAAATTCTATGAGGGCAATGAAAGTAGAAAAAGCTTAA
- a CDS encoding YncE family protein yields MTHQKWFKVFFILFLVVLFLSSGFIIMQYKSSSMAKDLEEYRSYYFVITGDKTICKIDTVTNQIISKINVDGKPEDIQISPDGKILVVVASNSKDEDGTGFLLFYQIKDDKLLKKLEVGKHPSKISFTPDKKYALVANKESNDISLIDFQNYTILQSIAVGRKPKNFCISYDGRYCYVANTGEDTLSVVDMRSFKSIKKIRVGRYPTDVTIDKANGNVMVTLSREKAVALVNPNTENIEKVDLDDKPTKIYN; encoded by the coding sequence ATGACTCATCAGAAATGGTTTAAAGTTTTTTTTATTTTGTTTTTAGTAGTACTTTTTTTAAGCAGTGGATTTATAATAATGCAGTATAAGTCAAGTTCTATGGCTAAAGATCTGGAGGAATATAGATCCTATTATTTTGTAATCACAGGCGATAAAACCATATGTAAGATTGACACAGTTACAAATCAAATTATAAGTAAAATTAATGTAGATGGTAAACCAGAGGACATTCAAATTTCACCAGATGGTAAAATTCTAGTAGTAGTTGCTTCAAATTCCAAAGATGAGGATGGAACAGGGTTCTTGTTATTTTATCAGATTAAGGACGATAAGCTTTTAAAAAAATTAGAGGTAGGTAAGCATCCTTCAAAAATTTCATTTACTCCAGATAAGAAATATGCACTTGTAGCAAACAAAGAGAGCAATGATATATCTTTAATAGATTTTCAGAATTATACCATACTTCAATCTATAGCAGTAGGGAGGAAACCTAAGAACTTTTGTATATCTTATGATGGAAGATACTGTTATGTGGCAAATACAGGAGAGGATACTTTAAGTGTAGTGGATATGAGAAGTTTTAAAAGTATAAAAAAAATAAGAGTAGGTAGATATCCTACTGATGTTACTATAGATAAAGCTAATGGAAATGTTATGGTAACTTTGAGCAGGGAAAAGGCTGTGGCTCTTGTTAATCCCAATACAGAAAATATTGAAAAAGTAGATTTGGATGATAAACCTACAAAAATATATAATTAA
- a CDS encoding L,D-transpeptidase family protein, which yields MKKKHVIFPLVFLIFGIAIIATISGLSIKRYIRENEFKNISAKNNVTEKDVQAEKGKLFFEAPKQKPEKTSIKIYKGKRAMELYGDNELIGRFKVGLGRVPSGKKEKEGDLKTPEGTYYICYINPKSKYDYFFGISYPNIDDAKEALDKKVIGKINYDRIEWAINNKEQPPWHTSLGGEIGIHGGGSKYDWTYGCIALSNKDMDILKEYVGLKTTVEIYQ from the coding sequence ATGAAAAAGAAGCACGTAATTTTCCCATTAGTATTTCTGATTTTTGGCATAGCTATAATAGCGACTATTTCTGGGTTATCTATAAAAAGATATATTAGGGAAAATGAATTTAAAAATATTTCAGCTAAAAATAATGTAACTGAAAAAGACGTACAGGCGGAGAAAGGAAAGTTGTTTTTTGAAGCTCCAAAGCAAAAACCGGAAAAGACTTCAATAAAAATTTATAAGGGAAAAAGAGCAATGGAACTTTATGGAGATAATGAATTGATTGGAAGGTTTAAAGTTGGACTTGGAAGAGTTCCCTCAGGTAAAAAAGAAAAGGAAGGAGATTTAAAAACTCCAGAAGGAACCTATTACATATGTTATATAAATCCTAAAAGTAAATATGATTATTTTTTTGGAATAAGTTACCCAAATATAGATGATGCTAAAGAAGCTTTAGATAAGAAAGTCATAGGTAAAATCAATTATGACAGAATAGAATGGGCTATAAATAATAAAGAACAGCCGCCTTGGCATACTTCACTTGGAGGGGAAATAGGAATACATGGTGGTGGTTCTAAATACGACTGGACTTATGGATGTATTGCCCTATCTAATAAAGATATGGATATATTAAAAGAATATGTTGGACTTAAAACTACAGTAGAAATATATCAATGA
- a CDS encoding shikimate kinase produces METETKNIVLIGMPGSGKTTLGNLLASRLNRKCIDLDDYIESENGCSIPDIFKNGEECFRKLESKAVEEVSVEKNIIIATGGGVIKRKCNIENLKKNGIVVFIDRPLENIISDVDISGRPLLKKGINEIEKIYNERYDIYKEYCDFSVNNILNLEAMVEDIVKSCNGYI; encoded by the coding sequence ATGGAGACAGAGACTAAAAACATAGTTCTTATAGGTATGCCTGGATCAGGGAAAACTACTTTAGGTAATCTTTTAGCCTCTAGATTAAATAGAAAATGTATAGATTTAGATGATTATATAGAATCTGAAAATGGATGCAGTATTCCAGATATCTTTAAAAATGGTGAAGAATGTTTTAGAAAATTAGAATCAAAGGCAGTAGAGGAAGTAAGTGTAGAAAAAAATATTATAATAGCTACAGGAGGTGGGGTAATAAAAAGGAAATGCAATATAGAAAATTTGAAAAAGAACGGAATTGTAGTTTTTATAGATAGACCTTTGGAAAATATAATTTCTGATGTTGACATATCAGGGAGGCCTCTTTTAAAAAAAGGAATTAATGAAATAGAAAAAATTTATAATGAAAGATATGATATCTATAAAGAATATTGTGATTTTTCAGTTAATAATATACTGAATCTTGAAGCAATGGTGGAGGATATAGTTAAATCTTGTAATGGATACATTTAA
- the aroE gene encoding shikimate dehydrogenase has translation MSNLQGLIGEKLSHSYSAVIHKLVLEKLGINGEYNLFEIEPQNLGKSMEAFKVLGCKGINVTIPYKIAVMNYMDDISEEAKNIGAINTIEFKKNSLKGYNTDYYGFGLTLKKNHIDVLNKNAVILGTGGASKAVVRYILDEGASNITYVSRHPEKIKQSDFEIISYEKLREIKSGDIIVNCTPCGMYPNLNNCPINRNILSKFNTAVDLIYNPEYTLFLKMGKEMGLKIANGLYMLVAQAVAAEEIWHKKNISIETINEIYDELIKIEYNK, from the coding sequence ATGAGCAACTTGCAGGGACTTATAGGGGAAAAGTTATCACACAGTTATTCAGCTGTAATACACAAATTGGTTTTAGAGAAATTAGGTATAAATGGAGAATATAATTTATTCGAAATAGAACCTCAGAACTTAGGTAAAAGTATGGAGGCTTTTAAAGTTTTAGGATGCAAGGGAATAAATGTAACTATACCTTATAAAATTGCCGTTATGAACTATATGGATGATATATCAGAAGAAGCAAAGAATATAGGTGCTATAAATACTATAGAATTTAAGAAAAATAGTTTAAAAGGATATAATACAGATTACTATGGTTTTGGTCTTACTTTAAAAAAGAATCACATAGATGTATTAAATAAAAATGCAGTGATACTTGGTACAGGGGGAGCATCTAAAGCTGTTGTCAGATACATCTTAGATGAAGGTGCCTCAAATATTACTTATGTAAGCAGGCATCCTGAAAAAATTAAGCAAAGTGATTTTGAAATTATTTCTTATGAAAAACTCAGAGAAATAAAGAGTGGAGATATAATAGTGAACTGTACTCCCTGTGGTATGTACCCTAATTTAAATAATTGTCCTATAAATAGAAACATATTGTCCAAATTTAATACAGCTGTAGATTTAATATATAATCCTGAGTATACACTTTTTTTAAAGATGGGTAAAGAAATGGGACTTAAAATTGCAAATGGACTATATATGCTTGTAGCACAGGCTGTAGCAGCAGAAGAAATTTGGCACAAAAAGAATATATCGATAGAAACTATAAATGAAATATATGATGAATTAATTAAAATAGAGTACAACAAATAG
- the pheA gene encoding prephenate dehydratase, whose amino-acid sequence MEDLEYLRDEINKIDKEMIELFEKRAKVSRKVAEYKMENSMDILDKSREEEVIKVNLKNLKDKSIKDETKIFLKNVMEISRNIQKREFKQSSKSSEIKPKGQNSDLFKIGFQGVPASFSHEALLEYFGNESEALNFESFKDVFEALKNGAIKYGVLPIENSSTGGIPQVYDLIGEYDFYIVGEKCIEVNHNLLGVKGASISDIKEVYSHSQAFMQSSKFLEKHKNWKLNPYFNTARSAKYISEQNVKSKAAIASKNAAKLYGLDIIEKNINYNSNNYTRFIIIGKNIESDKQRDKISILITLPHEPGTLYNVLKYFHENNLNMTKIESRPIINKSWQYFFYIDFNGNIMDKDTRYALNGIEEESAYFKLLGNYKGDCF is encoded by the coding sequence TTGGAAGATTTGGAGTATTTAAGAGATGAGATAAATAAAATAGATAAAGAAATGATTGAACTTTTTGAAAAGAGGGCAAAAGTATCTCGCAAAGTAGCAGAATATAAAATGGAAAATTCTATGGATATACTTGATAAATCAAGAGAAGAAGAGGTAATAAAGGTTAACTTAAAAAATCTTAAAGATAAGTCTATAAAAGATGAAACTAAAATCTTTTTGAAGAATGTTATGGAAATAAGCAGGAACATACAAAAAAGAGAATTCAAACAATCTTCTAAAAGTAGTGAAATTAAGCCTAAAGGGCAAAATAGTGATTTATTTAAAATTGGATTTCAAGGAGTACCAGCATCTTTCAGTCATGAAGCACTGTTAGAGTATTTTGGAAATGAATCAGAAGCATTAAACTTTGAAAGCTTTAAAGATGTATTTGAAGCTCTAAAAAATGGGGCTATAAAGTATGGCGTTCTTCCTATTGAAAATTCCTCTACAGGTGGCATCCCACAGGTTTATGATCTTATAGGAGAATATGACTTTTACATAGTTGGAGAAAAATGTATTGAAGTAAATCACAATTTATTAGGAGTAAAGGGAGCGTCTATTTCCGATATAAAAGAAGTTTATTCTCATAGTCAAGCATTTATGCAAAGTAGTAAATTTCTGGAGAAACACAAGAATTGGAAGCTAAATCCCTATTTTAATACAGCTAGAAGTGCCAAATATATAAGTGAGCAAAATGTTAAGAGTAAAGCTGCTATAGCAAGTAAAAATGCAGCAAAACTTTATGGACTTGATATAATAGAAAAAAATATAAATTATAACAGCAATAATTACACTAGATTTATAATAATAGGAAAAAATATAGAAAGTGATAAACAACGTGACAAGATAAGTATATTGATTACTCTGCCGCATGAACCAGGAACTCTTTATAATGTTTTGAAGTATTTCCATGAAAATAACTTGAATATGACTAAAATAGAGTCAAGGCCTATAATAAATAAATCCTGGCAGTACTTCTTTTACATTGATTTTAATGGAAATATTATGGATAAAGATACTAGGTATGCTTTAAATGGTATAGAAGAAGAAAGCGCATATTTTAAACTTTTGGGGAATTACAAAGGAGATTGTTTTTAG
- the aroC gene encoding chorismate synthase, protein MSGMWGNKIKLSIFGESHGKAIGIVIDGLKAGTEIDLEYIRKQMKRRAPGFSKLSTPRKEQDEFEILSGYFNGRATGTPLCAVIQNSNTHSKDYEKTASLLRPGHADFTGKIKYRGFNDYRGGGHFSGRLTAPIVFAGALCRKILEEKGIFIGSHIKSIGTIEDPKSFKFTSIEKSSLEKLSESKFPVLDENCGEKMQQYILKLKEEGDSLGGIVETGVINLPPGIGDPFFESVESTISGLLFSIPAVKGVEFGEGFDISKMKGSEANDEYFISDNNVIKTYTNNNGGILGGITDGMPLIFRTCIKPTPSISKAQKTVDIEKRKDALLEIKGRHDPCIVPRAVPVIEAAAALSLLNLMED, encoded by the coding sequence ATGAGTGGAATGTGGGGGAATAAAATAAAGTTATCAATTTTTGGAGAATCTCACGGAAAAGCCATAGGCATTGTAATAGATGGACTAAAAGCTGGAACTGAAATTGATTTAGAATACATAAGAAAGCAGATGAAAAGGAGAGCACCAGGCTTTAGTAAACTTTCCACTCCTAGAAAAGAGCAGGATGAATTTGAAATTTTAAGCGGATATTTTAATGGAAGAGCAACGGGAACTCCTCTTTGTGCAGTTATACAAAACAGCAATACTCATTCTAAAGACTATGAAAAAACAGCTTCGCTTTTAAGACCCGGCCATGCTGATTTTACGGGAAAAATAAAGTATAGAGGATTTAATGATTATAGGGGCGGTGGACACTTTTCAGGTAGACTTACGGCACCTATAGTTTTTGCAGGGGCTTTATGCAGAAAAATATTAGAAGAAAAAGGCATATTTATAGGTAGTCATATAAAGAGTATAGGTACAATTGAAGACCCAAAATCCTTTAAATTCACTTCTATAGAAAAAAGTAGTTTAGAAAAACTTTCTGAAAGTAAATTTCCAGTTTTAGATGAAAACTGTGGCGAAAAAATGCAGCAGTATATTTTAAAGCTAAAAGAAGAAGGAGACTCTTTAGGAGGAATTGTAGAAACTGGAGTTATAAATTTGCCACCAGGTATAGGAGATCCTTTCTTTGAGTCCGTAGAAAGTACTATCTCGGGGCTTTTATTTTCTATACCCGCAGTAAAAGGGGTAGAATTTGGAGAAGGTTTTGATATATCAAAAATGAAGGGCTCTGAAGCAAATGATGAATATTTTATATCAGACAATAATGTTATAAAAACTTACACTAATAATAATGGAGGAATTTTAGGAGGAATTACAGATGGAATGCCTCTTATATTTAGAACTTGTATAAAACCTACTCCATCTATATCAAAAGCTCAAAAAACTGTAGATATTGAAAAAAGGAAAGATGCACTTTTAGAGATAAAAGGAAGACATGATCCCTGCATTGTACCTAGGGCGGTACCAGTAATAGAAGCAGCTGCAGCACTTTCACTACTCAATTTAATGGAAGATTAA
- the aroA gene encoding 3-phosphoshikimate 1-carboxyvinyltransferase produces the protein MKYVSIKPTKLKGQIQVPPSKSVCHRALICSALAQGESNIKNVDFSEDIEATCSALEALGVDIKRDKHTLNVTGNSVIRMKNSNIHCFKSGSTIRFLIPIAATLGEKVTFTGEDKLIERPLDVYYDIFDKQKIFYRNFQGKLPLTINGKLKPGEYRVKGNISSQFISGLLFALPLLDGDSKIVVTTELESKSYVDITLDMLERFGVYVDKKDYREFLINGKQTYKKNNCSIEGDFSQAAFWMTAGALGDGIICSSLNMNSLQGDKAVIRILKDMGVEIEEKGDTLKVNPSETHGTYIDASQCPDLVPVLAALASVSSGTTEITNAARLRIKESDRLKAISTELNKIGADVKEREDGLIINGKERLKGGKVTSWRDHRIAMALAVVSSKCVNPMIMKEAEYVKKSYPGFWQDFRRLGGNIDEWNVGE, from the coding sequence ATGAAATATGTATCTATAAAGCCTACTAAACTTAAAGGGCAAATACAAGTTCCTCCTTCTAAAAGTGTATGTCATAGGGCACTCATATGTTCTGCCTTAGCCCAAGGGGAAAGCAATATAAAAAATGTAGATTTTTCAGAAGATATAGAAGCTACTTGTAGTGCTTTGGAAGCTTTGGGAGTAGATATTAAAAGAGATAAACATACTTTAAATGTAACAGGAAATTCTGTTATTAGAATGAAAAATTCAAATATACACTGCTTTAAATCTGGTTCTACTATTAGATTTTTAATACCTATAGCTGCTACTTTAGGAGAAAAAGTAACTTTTACGGGAGAAGATAAATTAATAGAAAGACCTTTAGATGTTTACTATGATATATTTGATAAGCAAAAAATTTTTTATAGAAATTTCCAAGGTAAATTACCTTTAACTATAAATGGAAAGTTAAAGCCTGGGGAATATAGAGTAAAGGGAAATATAAGTTCTCAATTTATAAGCGGTCTTTTGTTTGCGCTGCCTCTTTTAGATGGGGATTCAAAAATAGTAGTTACCACAGAACTTGAATCTAAATCTTATGTAGATATTACACTGGATATGCTGGAAAGGTTTGGAGTCTATGTGGATAAAAAAGACTATAGGGAATTTCTAATTAATGGAAAGCAGACTTATAAAAAAAATAACTGTAGTATAGAAGGAGACTTTTCTCAGGCAGCTTTTTGGATGACTGCAGGAGCGCTTGGAGATGGAATTATATGCTCTAGTCTCAATATGAATTCTCTACAGGGAGATAAGGCTGTAATACGGATATTAAAAGATATGGGAGTTGAAATTGAAGAAAAAGGTGATACTTTAAAAGTTAATCCTTCTGAAACTCATGGAACGTACATAGATGCATCCCAGTGTCCTGACTTAGTACCAGTACTTGCGGCACTGGCATCTGTAAGCAGTGGTACCACCGAAATTACAAATGCAGCTAGACTTAGAATTAAAGAATCAGATAGACTCAAGGCTATATCTACAGAATTAAATAAAATTGGAGCAGATGTAAAAGAAAGAGAAGATGGACTTATTATAAATGGTAAGGAAAGGCTCAAGGGAGGAAAAGTTACAAGTTGGAGAGATCACAGAATAGCAATGGCACTGGCTGTTGTATCTTCAAAATGTGTAAATCCTATGATAATGAAAGAAGCTGAATATGTTAAAAAATCATATCCTGGTTTTTGGCAAGATTTTAGACGATTGGGAGGTAATATAGATGAGTGGAATGTGGGGGAATAA
- the aroB gene encoding 3-dehydroquinate synthase yields MNTISININLKKKQYKIYMERGILTSIGKKLRQVYEGRTLVVITDKNVERLYMKELKQSFLDNGFKVNVISIEPGEKSKSLDMLKKIYENLCELKIKRKDVIVSLGGGVVGDLSGFAAATYLRGISYVQIPTSLLAQVDSSIGGKVAVDLPWGKNLVGNFYHPDAVFIDPEVLKTLSDRFFSDGMAEVIKYGFIKDKTILEDLNSYKSKEEALNNIENIIYKCCSIKKQLVEEDEKDLGNRMLLNFGHTLGHAVERYYNYSKYSHGEAVSIGMAYITGRTEELSITKEGTYSYMVNILKKYGLPVYIQGVDKNVLVDTIALDKKSSDKNEINLIMVEEAGKSKIRNTKLSEAANFLFPENLIK; encoded by the coding sequence ATGAATACAATTTCTATAAATATAAATCTTAAAAAGAAACAATATAAAATTTATATGGAAAGAGGAATTTTAACTTCCATAGGAAAAAAATTACGGCAAGTTTATGAGGGGAGAACTTTAGTTGTAATTACGGATAAAAATGTTGAACGATTATATATGAAAGAATTGAAGCAATCTTTTTTGGATAATGGATTTAAAGTAAATGTCATATCTATAGAACCGGGAGAAAAAAGCAAAAGTTTGGATATGCTAAAGAAAATATATGAAAATTTGTGTGAATTGAAGATAAAGAGAAAGGATGTAATAGTTTCTCTTGGAGGAGGGGTAGTTGGAGATTTATCAGGCTTTGCAGCAGCTACTTATTTGAGAGGGATAAGTTATGTTCAAATACCAACATCACTTTTGGCACAAGTAGACAGCAGTATAGGTGGGAAGGTAGCTGTGGACCTTCCTTGGGGAAAAAATCTAGTGGGGAATTTTTATCACCCGGATGCTGTATTTATAGATCCAGAGGTGCTTAAAACTTTAAGTGATAGATTTTTTAGTGATGGAATGGCTGAAGTTATAAAGTATGGTTTTATAAAAGATAAAACTATTTTAGAAGATCTAAATTCCTATAAAAGCAAAGAAGAGGCTTTGAACAATATAGAAAATATAATATATAAATGCTGCAGCATAAAAAAGCAATTGGTAGAAGAAGACGAAAAAGATTTAGGGAATAGGATGCTACTGAATTTTGGACACACGTTGGGGCATGCCGTTGAAAGATATTATAATTACAGTAAATATAGTCATGGAGAAGCAGTTTCCATTGGTATGGCATATATAACAGGAAGAACGGAAGAGCTTTCTATTACTAAAGAGGGTACTTATTCTTATATGGTAAATATTTTAAAAAAGTATGGGCTTCCGGTTTATATACAGGGTGTGGATAAAAATGTTTTAGTAGACACCATAGCACTAGATAAAAAATCTTCAGATAAAAATGAAATTAATTTAATAATGGTTGAAGAAGCAGGAAAGAGCAAAATAAGAAATACTAAATTGTCTGAAGCAGCTAATTTTTTATTTCCTGAAAATCTAATCAAATAA
- a CDS encoding prephenate dehydrogenase — MDDSDFKLKVAIVGMGLIGGSYAMALRPLNTEQVIGIDNDKNTLESALNMEIIDRGYERGGSFLKEIDLIIIALYPKDTVKFVKDNFKYLKSGAIITDTSGIKQCVVSEINSFLPERLEFVPGHPMAGNEFKGIAGASKDIFKDANYIITPTAKNTSRGINLIGKMARKIGCSNVTCISPERHDRVITFTSQLPHVIAVSLMNSQDQNEENIKSFTGGSFRDATRVAQINTSLWTELFTMNSDILVEEIEKFEESINLLKKAIISKDVDSIKNIFEKASSSRKELVKG; from the coding sequence TTGGATGATTCTGATTTTAAACTTAAGGTAGCAATTGTGGGAATGGGGCTTATTGGCGGTTCTTATGCCATGGCCCTAAGGCCACTAAACACTGAACAGGTTATTGGAATAGACAATGATAAAAATACACTTGAAAGTGCTTTAAATATGGAGATTATAGATAGAGGCTACGAGAGAGGAGGAAGTTTCTTAAAGGAAATTGATCTTATAATAATTGCTCTTTATCCTAAGGATACAGTTAAATTTGTAAAGGACAATTTTAAATATTTAAAAAGTGGGGCTATTATAACGGATACATCAGGTATAAAACAGTGTGTGGTGAGTGAAATAAATTCATTCTTGCCAGAGCGCTTGGAGTTTGTACCAGGACATCCTATGGCAGGAAATGAATTTAAAGGTATTGCAGGAGCTTCTAAAGATATTTTTAAAGATGCAAATTATATAATAACACCTACAGCTAAAAATACTTCTAGAGGTATTAATTTAATAGGTAAAATGGCTAGAAAAATAGGATGCAGCAATGTAACTTGTATAAGTCCCGAAAGGCACGATAGAGTAATTACTTTTACAAGTCAACTTCCTCATGTTATAGCTGTATCTCTTATGAATTCACAGGATCAGAATGAAGAAAACATAAAGTCGTTTACAGGTGGAAGCTTTAGAGATGCAACTAGAGTAGCCCAAATTAACACTTCACTATGGACTGAACTATTTACTATGAATTCGGATATATTAGTGGAAGAAATAGAAAAGTTTGAAGAAAGTATTAATTTATTAAAAAAAGCTATAATATCTAAAGATGTAGATTCCATAAAAAATATTTTTGAAAAAGCATCCTCAAGTAGAAAAGAATTAGTTAAAGGATAA